A stretch of DNA from Candidatus Aminicenantes bacterium:
GGCTGAACGCAAAGATCGCGCGCCTGCTTGCGGCCGAGGATCGATATGAATCCGGCCTCGAAGAAACCGTCCGCGACCGGACCCGGGATCTGCAGGAAGCCCTCTCCGTCATCAATAAAATGTCGAACGAGATGATCCTCCGGCTGGCCCGGGCCGTCGAGTCCAGGGAGTCGGGAACCGGCGAGCATATCACCCGGATCGGACTTTATGTGGAACGGCTGGCTCGCCGCCTCAAGCAGACTCCGGAAGAGGTTGAGAGGCTGACGTTCGCCAGCTTCATGCACGATTTGGGCAAGATCGGCATCCCCGATCGGATCCTCCTCAAACAGGGGCCGCTGACGACGGAGGAATATGCCGTCATGAAGGAGCACACCCGCATCGGCGAGCGCATCCTGGCCAAGTCGGACCATCCCAAGATCCAGCTGTCGGGCGTCATCGCCCTCCATCACCACGAAAAATGGAACGGCCAAGGCTATCCCCAAGGACTGCGGGGCGAGGAAATCCCCTTTGAAGCCAGAATCGTGGCCATCTGCGATCAGTATGACTCCCTCAGGAGCCCCCGCCCGTACAAACCCGGCTTCGACCATGTGACGGCGGTCCGGATCATCCTGGAGGGGGACGGCCGCACCCGGCCCGGGGACTTCGATCCCGAGGTCGCGAGGGCGTTCTCGGACCTGTCGCCGGAATTCGAGAGCATCTACGATGCGCACCCCTCGCATTGAGCGAGGCCGGGAGCTCTATTTTGCCCTTTACACTCTGAGCCCTCCTTGACCGTCGCCCCGAAAAAAACTATGGTTATCCTCATCTTGGCGCCCATCTGGAGGAGACCCATGATCCACCCCCGTCGCAAGGCCTGGACTCTCGCCCTGGCCGTCCTCATCGTCGTTTCCGCCGCCTATCCGCAGCGGATCCATGAAGCCTACACGAAGAAGATCCGCGAGTTCACAACCGAAAAGGCCTTCCTGACGAAATACGTCGACTACCTGCCGGCCTCGTCGTCCGGCGTCCCCTCCCCGCTCGAGGTCCTCGGGCACATCGTCGGGGCGCCTAACGTCCTGAGCTATTCGCAAGACGTCTATAAGTACTTCGACGCCCTGGACAAGGCTTCGCCCCGGGTCAAGGTCTTCCGGCTCGGCAAGACCGAGGAGGGCCGGGACTGGATCGTGGCCGCGATCGGCGACGAAGCCTCCATTCGCGACCTGGACCGTTACAAAGACATGACCGCCCGCCTGGCCGACCCCCGCAAGACAAACGAGGCGGAGGCTGCCGCGATCATCAAAAAAGCCAAGCCCTTTTATTGGGCCACCGGGGGGATGCATTCCTCCGAGACCGGATCGGTCGAGATGCTCATGGAGCTGGCCTACCGGCTGGCCGTGGACGAGACGCCGTTCATCCGGACCATCCGGGACAACGCCATCGTCCTGATCACGCCGATCCTCGAGGTCGACGGCCGCGACAAGTACGTCGACGTGGCCATGGCCCCCCGCAAGGATCCCAAGACAAACATCACCAGTCGCCTGTTATGGTGGGGCAAATATATCGGCCACGACGACAACCGCGACAACATCGGTCTGGGCCTGGTCCTGTCCCGCAATATCATGGCCGCGGCCCTGGACTATCATCCCCAGGTCATGCACGACCTGCACGAGTCGGCCTCCCACCTCTACATCTCCACCGGCTCCGGCCCCTACAACGCCTGGCTCGACCCGATCGTCATCGACGAATGGCAGATGATGGCCTTCCACGAGGTCGACGCCATGACCCGCGAAGGCGTGCCCGGCGTCTGGACCTTCGCCTACTACGACGGCTGGGCCCCCAACTACGCCTTCTACGCCGCCAACGGCCACAACGCCATCGGCCGCTTTTACGAGACCCAGGGTGCCGGCGACGGCTCGACCCGGATCGTCTCGAACTCGACCGATCGGGCCTGGTACAAGCCCAACCCGCCGCTGGCTCAAGTCGTCTGGTCCATCCGCAACAACGTCAACCTCCAGCAAAGCGCCCTGCTCGTCGGGATCAACAACGTAGCCGCGAACCGGGTCCGCTTTCTTGAAAACTTCTACCTCAAGAGCAAGCGCTCGATCGCCAAAGCCAGGGCCGAAGGCCCGGCCGCCTATCTTTTCCCCGCCAATGATCCCCGAGTCGGCCTGCAGGCCCGCCTGCTGCGGCTGCTGCAGGCCCAGGGCGTGGAGATCCACAAGGCCGAAAAAGCTTTCAAAACCGGCGACATCGAATATCCCGCGGGATCCTATGTCGTCCGCATGGACCAGCCCTACTCGCGCATGGCCGATATGCTCCTCGACAAGCAGTTCTTTAACACTTCCGACGCCCGCCCCTACGACGACGTCGGCTGGCAGCTCGGCCCGTTGTTCAACGTCAAAGTCGTCCGGCTGACCGACGTCGCGGTCCTGGCGGCGCCGATGAGCCTGGTCAAGCGACCGGCCCAGGCGCCGGGCGGCTTGATCAAACCGACGCCGGGCGCTCCGGCGGCGGCCTATCTCATCAATCACAACGGTGACAACGGGCTGGCTTCGTTCCGGTTCAAAGCCAAGGACCTTCGGATCCACGCGGCCGAAAAGGCTTTCGAAGCCGAGGGCCGGAAGTTCAACCTCGGCAGCTTCATCGTCAAGCCGGCCGAGAACGGGCCTGGCCTGGAGGCCGCCCTGGACGCGGCCGGCAAGGAATTCGGGCTGACCGTGATCGGCGCCGCGGCGGCGCCCGCCGTGCCGACGCACGAGATGATCGTGCCGCGGATCGCCCTGATGCACACCTGGCAGAACACCCAGAACGAGGGCTGGGTCCGGATCGCCTTGGACGAGCTGGGCATCCCTTACGACTACGTCTCGGTTCACGCCGTCCGCGACAACGCCCGGCTGCGGGACAAGTACGATGTCATCCTCTTCGGCCCCTCCTCCGGTGACGCCATGAGCATCGTCAACGGCAATCTCGGGGACAAGCCGACGGCTTGGAAGAAGACGGCCGTCACCCCCAACATCGGTACCGAAGACTCGACGGAGGACATCCGCGGCGGCGTCGAGCTCGAGGGAGTCCTGCACCTGCGCGACTTCATCAAGGACGGCGGGCTGTTCATCACCCTGACCAACAGCTCCATCCTGCCCATCCATTTCGGGTTCGCGCCCGGCATCGCCGTCCGAACGACGCCCAACCTGATCGCCGGAGGCTCCGTGTTCAAGGCCGACGTCGCCGACAAGGCCAGTCCGATCGTCTACGGCTACGACGACTCGCTGGGCGTCTACTTCAGCCAGTCGCCGGTCTTCGGCTTCGGCTCGGGCGGCTTCGGCGGCCGCGGGGGCATGACCGCCTCAGGCCGGCCGTCGGGACGAGGCAGCCAGAGCGACCCCGATATCCCGCAGGGCCGACCGCGCGACCTGGGCCAGAAGGCCGTCGAGGACTTCCGCAAGGCCAACCCGACGCCGCCGGCGGATCCGCGCATGGTGACGTCTTCGGCCCCGCGCCCGCGGACCATCCTGCAATTCGCCCGTACCGCCGACCTCCTGATCGCCGGCGGACTGGCCGGAGGCGACGAACTGGCCGGGACACCCGCGCTTATCGACTCGACGATCGGGGCGGGCCACGCCGTCCTGTTCGCCTTCAACCCGATGTGGCGGCACGAAACGCACGGCTCCTTCGCCCTGGTTACGAATGCCATGCTGAACTGGAAGAATCTGGCGCCGCCGCCGGCGGCGGCGGTTTCGCCGTCCTCACCGCCCGCAAAATAGACCTCGAACGGGAATCTTCGACCCCGGGCAGCCGTCTCGACGGATCCCGGAACGGACCGACGATCGCCAAGGAGGGCCCGATGAATGAACGCAACCTCAAAGCCTACGGATACCGCTGGGTGGTCCTTCTGGCTTTCGTCCTGCTGGGGGCTATGACCCAAGTCCTGTGGATCTCCTTCGCCCCGATCACCAGCGAGGCGGCCAAGTTCTACGGCCGCTCCGACCTGATGATCGGGCTGCTGTCGATGGTTTTCATGGCGGTCTACATCCTGATCGTCATCCCCTCGGCCTGGGCCATCGATACCCTCGGCTTCAAGACCGCCGTCGGCATCGGGGCGGTCGCGACCGGCGGCTTCGGGCTGGCCCGGGGCCTGTTTGCCTCCAACTTCACGATGGTCTTCATCTGCCAGATCGGCCTGGCCTTCGGCCAGCCGTTCGTTCTGGGAGCCATCACCACCCTGGCCGCACGCTGGTTTCCGGCCAAAGAGCGGGCCACGGCGGCCGGCCTGGGCACGCTGGCCCTTTACCTCGGCCCCCTGGCCGCCATGTTCCTGACTCCGATGCTACTCGTCCGGGTGGGCATGGTCCGGATGTTGACGATCTACGGCATCGCGGCCGCCGTTTCGGCCGTCCTCTTCCTCCTGCTGGCCCGCGACCGCCCACCGACGCCGGTCGGCCGGGAGGAGCGGGCCCTGATGTTCGACGGCCTGCGCTCGATGATGAAGCGGCGGGATTTCCTGTTCCTCCTGGGCATCTTCTTCATCGGCCTGGGGCTGTTCAACTGCGTCTCGACCTGGATCGAGGATATCGTCCGCCCCCGCGGCTTCAGCATCGCCCAGGCGGGCCGGGTCGGCGGCCTGATGCTCATCGGCGGCATCCTCGGCGCCGTGATCATGCCCCTTCTCTCAGATAAGTTTCGCCGACGCAAGCCGTTCATCATCCTGGCCGTGGCCGGCCTCCTGCCGGGCCTTCTCGGCCTGACCTTCGCCGCGGATATCCGGCTGCTGATGCTGTCCGGGTTTTTCGTCGGCTTCTTCCTCTTGAGTGCCGGGCCGATCGGCTTCCAATACGCGGCCGAGATCACCCACCCGGCGCCCGAAGGAACTTCGAACAGCCTGCTCCTTGTCTCCGGCCAAATCTCGGGCATCATCTTCATCCTGGCCATGGATGCCCTCAAGAACAAGGCCACCGGCTCGATGACGACCTCGCTCCTCGGGCTGGCCGGCCTGGTTGCGGGCGCCATCCTGCTGGCGCTGTTCCTGCCGGAATCGCCCGTCTGCCGGGAGGCCCAAAAGATCGACCCCCTGGGCTGATCGCCGGGCCGCCCGAAACGGGGCTTGAATAATGAATCATCTCTCGATTTCGGGGAAGGTAAAGCGGTCCGGAGTGTCGGCCAACGGCGAAATCGCGAGGGCCTAGCCTTTTTCCACCTCTCTCCGAGGGTAGCCAACCCTCGCGGGGACTGTCGCAACGACGTCCCGACAAGGACTGCGAAGCGCTGCAGCCGCCGGAGGATGTTTGAGCATGCATCCATCATGGGGAACGCGATGAAGTGGGTGGGCAGGTGGATTCGAGTGAATAAACGTGCGGAGTTCCGGAGGCGCCGAGGAGATCGGTGGGAAAAGGCGTTAAAGGCCCGAAGCCGCCGGGACGACGCTCCGGACCGCTCCCCCCGAAATCGGGAGATGGGCCTTTTTTCATCCCGGCCCGGCTTGTGGTATCATCATCGACCGATTCGGAGAAAGGACTGAAGGACGTGCAAATCGCGGAACGATTGGTCAAGGAATTCAACGCCGGCGCCGGCCAGATCCAGGCCACCCTGGCGCTTCTCGACGAGGGGGCGACCGTCCCCTTCATCGCCCGCTACCGCAAGGAGCGAACGGGCAACCTGGACGAGACGAAGCTCCGCGACATCGCCCATCGCTATGCCTACTACAAGGAGCTCGAGGCCCGCAAGGAAACGATCCTGGCCTCGATCCGCGAGCAGGGCAAGCTCACGCCCGAGCTCGAGGCCCGGATCGGCGAAACGGCCGACAAGACCGAGCTCGAGGATCTCTACCTCCCCTTCAAGCCCAAGCGAACCACCCGGGCCTCCAAGGCCCGCGAAGCCGGACTGGAGCCGCTGGCCCGCTGGCTGGCCGACCTGTCCGAGCCCGAGGCGGACCTCAACGCCGAAGCCGAGAAATATCTCAACCCCGAGAAGGGCCTGGAAACGGCCGAGGCCGCCCTGGCCGGCGCCTGCGACATCCTGGCCGAGGAATGGTCGGATGATGCCGACGCCCGCAAAGAGCTGCGAACGCTAGCCGCTGAGGAAGGCATCCTGGTCTCGGCTGTTCGCAAAGGTTTCGCCGACAAAAAGACCAAATACGAGA
This window harbors:
- a CDS encoding M14 family zinc carboxypeptidase is translated as MIHPRRKAWTLALAVLIVVSAAYPQRIHEAYTKKIREFTTEKAFLTKYVDYLPASSSGVPSPLEVLGHIVGAPNVLSYSQDVYKYFDALDKASPRVKVFRLGKTEEGRDWIVAAIGDEASIRDLDRYKDMTARLADPRKTNEAEAAAIIKKAKPFYWATGGMHSSETGSVEMLMELAYRLAVDETPFIRTIRDNAIVLITPILEVDGRDKYVDVAMAPRKDPKTNITSRLLWWGKYIGHDDNRDNIGLGLVLSRNIMAAALDYHPQVMHDLHESASHLYISTGSGPYNAWLDPIVIDEWQMMAFHEVDAMTREGVPGVWTFAYYDGWAPNYAFYAANGHNAIGRFYETQGAGDGSTRIVSNSTDRAWYKPNPPLAQVVWSIRNNVNLQQSALLVGINNVAANRVRFLENFYLKSKRSIAKARAEGPAAYLFPANDPRVGLQARLLRLLQAQGVEIHKAEKAFKTGDIEYPAGSYVVRMDQPYSRMADMLLDKQFFNTSDARPYDDVGWQLGPLFNVKVVRLTDVAVLAAPMSLVKRPAQAPGGLIKPTPGAPAAAYLINHNGDNGLASFRFKAKDLRIHAAEKAFEAEGRKFNLGSFIVKPAENGPGLEAALDAAGKEFGLTVIGAAAAPAVPTHEMIVPRIALMHTWQNTQNEGWVRIALDELGIPYDYVSVHAVRDNARLRDKYDVILFGPSSGDAMSIVNGNLGDKPTAWKKTAVTPNIGTEDSTEDIRGGVELEGVLHLRDFIKDGGLFITLTNSSILPIHFGFAPGIAVRTTPNLIAGGSVFKADVADKASPIVYGYDDSLGVYFSQSPVFGFGSGGFGGRGGMTASGRPSGRGSQSDPDIPQGRPRDLGQKAVEDFRKANPTPPADPRMVTSSAPRPRTILQFARTADLLIAGGLAGGDELAGTPALIDSTIGAGHAVLFAFNPMWRHETHGSFALVTNAMLNWKNLAPPPAAAVSPSSPPAK
- a CDS encoding MFS transporter, which gives rise to MNERNLKAYGYRWVVLLAFVLLGAMTQVLWISFAPITSEAAKFYGRSDLMIGLLSMVFMAVYILIVIPSAWAIDTLGFKTAVGIGAVATGGFGLARGLFASNFTMVFICQIGLAFGQPFVLGAITTLAARWFPAKERATAAGLGTLALYLGPLAAMFLTPMLLVRVGMVRMLTIYGIAAAVSAVLFLLLARDRPPTPVGREERALMFDGLRSMMKRRDFLFLLGIFFIGLGLFNCVSTWIEDIVRPRGFSIAQAGRVGGLMLIGGILGAVIMPLLSDKFRRRKPFIILAVAGLLPGLLGLTFAADIRLLMLSGFFVGFFLLSAGPIGFQYAAEITHPAPEGTSNSLLLVSGQISGIIFILAMDALKNKATGSMTTSLLGLAGLVAGAILLALFLPESPVCREAQKIDPLG